The following is a genomic window from Chitinophagales bacterium.
AGCCCAATATTAAGTTCTAGCTGTTTGATATTTTCTTGGCTGCTTCAAAAGGACTCAGTTTCCCTTTCATCACTTCATCTTCAAGAGTAAGTAGGGCTTTTTGTTTTTCGGGATCCCGGTAAAATTTATCCAGAAGCAATTGGCGAATGCTGTCATGCAACCAGAATTTATTTTGCTCGCTGCGGTTTTTGCTCCACCATCCTGATTTTTTCATTTGCATTTCAAAACCTGTTATAATTTCCCAAATGTTCTCCAAACCTTTGTTCTCGATTGAAGAGCAGGTGAGCACTTCGCTTGTCCAATTGTATTCTTTTGGTGGAAATAGGTGAAGTGCTCGTTTATACTCTTTTGCTGCATTTTCAGCAGCTTTTATATTATCTCCATCTGCTTTGTTGATGGCTATGGCATCGGCCATTTCCATAATGCCTTTTTTCATGCCCTGCAATTCATCACCGGCACCGGCCAACATCAGCAGCAAAAAGAAATCTACCATGCTGTGCACACTGGTTTCAGATTGCCCAACGCCAACAGTT
Proteins encoded in this region:
- the meaB gene encoding methylmalonyl Co-A mutase-associated GTPase MeaB, which translates into the protein MSQFYTSDEYVKKILTGDRIMLSKAITLVESTKKDHQKLAAEILNGCLGNSGNSIRIGITGVPGVGKSTFIEAFGSYLIENQKKKVAVLSIDPSSSRSKGSILGDKTRMPKLANNPKAYIRPSASSGSLGGVARKTRESILLCEAAGYDIVIIETVGVGQSETSVHSMVDFFLLLMLAGAGDELQGMKKGIMEMADAIAINKADGDNIKAAENAAKEYKRALHLFPPKEYNWTSEVLTCSSIENKGLENIWEIITGFEMQMKKSGWWSKNRSEQNKFWLHDSIRQLLLDKFYRDPEKQKALLTLEDEVMKGKLSPFEAAKKISNS